One genomic window of Paraburkholderia acidiphila includes the following:
- the fliP gene encoding flagellar type III secretion system pore protein FliP (The bacterial flagellar biogenesis protein FliP forms a type III secretion system (T3SS)-type pore required for flagellar assembly.), with product MLGAGAVALALPHLAHAQSVGGAQGLPAFNTSPGPNGGTTYSLSVQTMLLLTMLSFLPAMVLMMTSFTRIIIVLSLLRQALGTTTTPPNQVLVGLALFLTLFVMSPVLDKAYNDGYKPFAAGTISMDDAVTRGVAPFKTFMLRQTRESDLALFARISHAAPMQGPEDVPLTLLVPSFVTSELKTGFQIGFTVFIPFLIIDLVVASVLMSMGMMMVSPATISLPFKLMLFVLVDGWQLLIGSLAQSFT from the coding sequence ATGCTCGGCGCGGGCGCCGTCGCCCTCGCGCTGCCGCACCTCGCGCATGCCCAAAGCGTGGGCGGCGCGCAAGGCCTGCCCGCCTTCAACACGAGCCCGGGCCCGAACGGCGGCACGACCTACTCGCTGAGCGTGCAGACGATGCTGCTGCTCACGATGCTGTCGTTCCTGCCGGCGATGGTGCTGATGATGACGAGCTTCACGCGCATCATCATCGTGCTCTCGCTGTTGCGCCAGGCGCTCGGCACGACGACCACGCCGCCCAACCAGGTGCTCGTGGGCCTCGCGCTCTTTCTCACGCTGTTCGTGATGTCGCCCGTGCTCGACAAGGCCTACAACGACGGCTACAAGCCGTTCGCGGCCGGCACGATTTCGATGGACGACGCCGTGACGCGCGGCGTCGCGCCGTTCAAGACCTTCATGCTGCGCCAGACCCGCGAGTCCGACCTCGCGCTCTTCGCGCGCATCTCGCACGCGGCGCCCATGCAGGGCCCCGAGGACGTGCCGCTCACGCTGCTCGTGCCCTCGTTTGTCACGAGCGAGCTGAAGACGGGCTTCCAGATCGGCTTCACGGTGTTCATTCCGTTTCTCATCATCGACCTGGTGGTGGCGAGCGTGCTGATGTCGATGGGTATGATGATGGTCTCGCCCGCGACCATTTCGCTGCCGTTCAAACTCATGCTGTTCGTGCTGGTGGACGGCTGGCAACTGCTGATTGGCTCGCTCGCGCAGAGCTTCACCTGA
- the fliQ gene encoding flagellar biosynthesis protein FliQ has product MTPEMVMTLSHEAMYVALLLAAPLLLVALVVGLVVSLFQAATQINESTLAFIPKLIAIAVTLVIAGPWMLTTMLDYMRHIFTSIPQLAG; this is encoded by the coding sequence ATGACGCCCGAAATGGTCATGACGCTCTCTCACGAGGCGATGTACGTGGCGCTCCTGCTTGCCGCGCCGCTGTTGCTCGTGGCGCTCGTCGTGGGTCTCGTGGTGAGCCTTTTCCAGGCGGCCACGCAGATCAACGAATCCACGCTCGCGTTCATCCCCAAGCTGATCGCCATTGCGGTCACGCTCGTGATCGCCGGCCCCTGGATGCTCACGACGATGCTCGACTACATGCGCCACATCTTCACGAGCATTCCGCAGCTCGCGGGCTAG
- the fliR gene encoding flagellar biosynthetic protein FliR, translating to MFTVTYAQLNAWLTAFLWPFTRILALVAIAPVVGNRSVPTRVKIGLAGFVTLIVAPTLGAMPQVTVFSAEGVWILVNQFLIGIALGFTMQLVFAVVTAAGDMMSLGMGLGFASFFDPQANTSSPALSSWLNMMAMLAFLVFDGHLQMLAALVATFQTLPVTASVLGASGWNLMANYGATILTSGLLLSLPVVVALLITNLSLGILNRAAPQIGIFQIGFALTMLVGMLLIQLMMPNLIPYFARLFDSGIDQMGRVAAGLKPPG from the coding sequence ATGTTCACCGTCACCTACGCGCAGCTCAACGCCTGGCTCACGGCGTTCCTCTGGCCGTTCACGCGCATTCTGGCGCTCGTGGCGATCGCGCCCGTGGTGGGCAACCGCTCCGTGCCGACGCGCGTGAAGATCGGCCTCGCGGGATTCGTCACGCTGATCGTCGCGCCCACGCTCGGCGCCATGCCGCAGGTCACGGTGTTTTCCGCCGAGGGCGTGTGGATCCTCGTCAACCAGTTCCTGATCGGCATCGCGCTCGGCTTCACGATGCAGCTCGTGTTCGCGGTCGTGACCGCGGCGGGCGACATGATGAGCCTCGGCATGGGCCTCGGCTTCGCAAGCTTCTTCGACCCGCAGGCCAACACCAGCAGCCCGGCGCTCTCGTCGTGGCTGAATATGATGGCGATGCTCGCCTTCCTCGTGTTCGACGGCCATCTGCAGATGCTCGCGGCGCTCGTCGCCACGTTCCAGACGCTGCCGGTCACGGCGAGCGTGCTGGGCGCCTCGGGCTGGAACCTGATGGCCAACTATGGCGCGACGATACTGACCTCGGGTCTGCTGCTTTCGCTGCCGGTGGTGGTCGCGCTGCTCATCACCAATCTTTCGCTCGGCATTCTCAACCGCGCGGCGCCGCAGATCGGCATCTTCCAGATCGGCTTCGCGCTCACGATGCTCGTGGGCATGCTGCTCATCCAGCTCATGATGCCCAACCTGATTCCCTACTTCGCGCGCCTGTTCGACAGCGGCATCGACCAGATGGGCCGCGTGGCCGCCGGGCTGAAGCCGCCGGGTTAA
- the flgL gene encoding flagellar hook-associated protein FlgL, whose product MRIATSQIFASSVSTMENQQSQLLQVQQQISTGVAISNPADNPLGAAQAVTLSATSATLTQYTANQTTALTALQLEDTTLTSVQNTMQSIHSLIIEAQNGSLTDQARQAIAQQMQGDRNQLLTLANTTDGAGNYIFSGFQSTSQVFSNKSGGGVTYNGDSGQRVMQVAGTRNIAVGDTGAAVFQSVQAVGSANVASGKSTNTGTGVISGVTVTDPTQATNNDNYSINFQTDLTSGALTYTVTDNSANPATTTAAANYTEGDAISLGTGMSVTMSGTPAAGDSFSVTPATASQNTDVFASIDSIIAALNTPTSGSQAAVANLNNALNTGLSQIGNSLSNVITVQASVGGREQEVKALQTVTSTNSLQVTSNLSDLTSTDTVAAISQFEQLSNALTASQKSFAATQNLSLFQYINP is encoded by the coding sequence ATGCGTATCGCGACATCCCAGATTTTTGCCTCCAGCGTGTCGACGATGGAGAACCAGCAGTCCCAGCTCCTCCAGGTCCAGCAGCAGATTTCGACTGGCGTGGCCATTTCGAACCCGGCCGACAATCCGCTCGGCGCCGCGCAGGCCGTAACGCTTTCCGCCACGAGCGCGACGCTCACGCAGTACACGGCGAACCAGACCACGGCGCTGACCGCGCTGCAGCTCGAGGACACGACGCTCACGAGCGTGCAGAACACGATGCAGAGCATCCATTCGCTCATCATCGAAGCGCAGAACGGCTCGCTCACCGACCAGGCGCGCCAGGCGATCGCCCAGCAGATGCAGGGCGACCGCAACCAGCTGCTCACGCTCGCCAACACCACGGACGGCGCGGGCAACTACATCTTCTCAGGCTTCCAGAGCACCTCGCAGGTGTTCTCGAACAAGTCGGGCGGCGGCGTGACCTACAACGGCGACTCGGGCCAGCGCGTGATGCAGGTGGCCGGCACGCGCAATATCGCCGTGGGCGACACGGGCGCGGCGGTGTTCCAGAGCGTGCAGGCCGTGGGTTCGGCCAATGTCGCCTCGGGCAAATCCACGAACACGGGTACGGGCGTGATCAGCGGCGTGACGGTGACGGATCCGACGCAGGCGACCAACAACGACAACTACTCGATCAACTTCCAGACCGACCTGACGTCCGGTGCGCTCACCTACACGGTGACCGACAACAGCGCCAACCCGGCAACGACGACGGCTGCGGCCAATTACACCGAAGGCGATGCGATATCGCTCGGCACGGGCATGAGCGTGACGATGTCGGGTACGCCCGCCGCGGGTGACTCGTTCTCGGTCACGCCCGCCACGGCGTCGCAGAACACGGACGTGTTCGCGAGCATCGACAGCATCATCGCCGCGTTGAACACGCCCACGAGCGGCTCCCAGGCTGCTGTCGCGAACCTCAACAACGCGCTGAACACCGGCCTCTCGCAGATCGGCAACTCGCTTTCGAACGTGATCACGGTGCAGGCTTCGGTGGGCGGCCGCGAGCAGGAAGTGAAGGCGCTGCAAACGGTCACGTCGACCAACTCGCTGCAGGTCACGTCGAACCTCTCCGACCTCACGAGCACCGACACGGTGGCCGCGATCAGCCAGTTCGAGCAGCTTTCGAACGCGCTCACGGCTTCGCAGAAAAGCTTTGCCGCGACGCAGAACCTCTCGCTGTTCCAGTACATCAATCCTTGA